From a region of the Athene noctua chromosome 14, bAthNoc1.hap1.1, whole genome shotgun sequence genome:
- the OVCH2 gene encoding ovochymase-2 isoform X1: MHVAPSKLKLFLTGIVCMTELHAVPSALQKDPKCGQKAQETKPWSYLNLFTRIVGGTQVKQGSHPWQVSLKRRQKHFCGGTIVSAQWVVTAAHCILDRSLLQYLSVTAGEHDLRIRETGEQTLPVKYVIKHPDFDPRRPMNYDIALLKLDGAFNFSSSVLPACLPNPGEKFEAGYICTACGWGRLNENGLLPQVLHEVNLPIVNSKECSRALSTLKKPIHGDTIMCAGFPDGGKDACQGDSGGPLLCRRKHGAWTLAGVISWGMGCARGWISNEKKKHYNRGSPGIFTDLSAVLPWIQENMSVDLKMKSSTAFCSIRDGKLPDGEGELNFPGSSKQFYQNHQLCVWTLFVPEGNYILLHFSHFDIEPETFCDYDSLSVYSKDDRLVGKFCGGDPPLPILIGFNSIRLKFVSDNKDYGTGFSMTYKALTPDILPDSGCVSLAVLFEEGVLQSMHYPEHYSNMADCQWVICAPEDHVIKLTYQSFEVEESEDCSYDAVTVYEDVGKEEEIAKSCGFVLPAPVLSSSAVMLVVFHSDETETFGGFRATISFVHVTDLDTLDSTSEEEFEGMDMTEEGTQVPADDLCGMPSNQPRFIFSRIIGGEEAVPYSWPWQVSVQISDEHICGGAVLAKEWVVTAAHCLNSKELYRDLWMVVTGLHDLAEQEYRQKRSVKQYIIHPSFNKTTMDSDIALLQLAEPLEFNPYVGPVCLPAEEQAVQPSRVCVVTGWAAREADREKGRKLHQLEVPILVHDTCQSYYINLPSQVTQRMICAGFPLEEGKDSCTGDSGGPLVCPSEDNSGFYTLHGITSWGLGCGRKSYPGVYTNVGVFVDWIKHSVNGSDVPTV, translated from the exons ATCCTAAGTGTGGGCAGAAAGCTCAAGAGACAAAACCATGGAGTTACCTTAATCTTTTCACCCGGATTGTTGGGGGAACCCAGGTGAAACAAGGCTCACATCCATGGCAG GTTTCCTTGAAACGAAGGCAAAAGCATTTCTGTGGAGGCACCATTGTTTCTGCTCAGTGGGTGGTCACGGCAGCTCACTGCATCCTGGACAG GAGCCTACTCCAGTACTTGAGTGTCACTGCAGGAGAGCATGATTTAAGGATCAGGGAGACTGGTGAGCAGACGCTCCCTGTTAAATATGTCATTAAACATCCAGACTTCGACCCCAGAAGGCCGATGAACTATGACATTGCCCTTCTGAAGCTGGATGGAGCCTTCAACTTCA GTTCATCAGTTTTGCCAGCATGTCTTCCCAATCCAGGTGAAAAGTTTGAAGCAGGATACATCTGCACTGCTTGTGGTTGGGGCCGTTTAAATGAGA ATGGACTACTCCCTCAGGTCTTACATGAAGTCAATCTACCAATCGTAAACAGTAAGGAGTGTTCAAGAGCATTATCAACTTTAAAGAAACCCATCCATGGTGACACCATAATGTGTGCTGGATTTCCAGATGGAGGAAAAGATGCCTGCCAG GGAGACTCAGGAGGCCCTCTTTTGTGCCGGCGTAAGCATGGTGCCTGGACTCTTGCTGGTGTAATCTCCTGGGGGATGGGGTGTGCTCGGGGCTGGATAAGTAATGAGAAGAAGAAACATTACAACAGAGGATCTCCAGGAATATTCACAGACCTCAGTGCGGTGCTTCCCTGGATTCAGGAGAACATGAGTGTTG atctgaaaatgaaaagctcCACGG CATTTTGTAGCATTCGGGATGGCAAACTTCCTGACGGTGAAGGAGAATTAAATTTTCCTGGAAGTTCCAAACAATTCTATCAAAATCACCA GTTGTGTGTATGGACTCTGTTTGTACCAGAAGGAAATTATATATTGCTTCATTTTTCCCACTTTGATATAGAGCCAGAAACATTTTGTGACTATGATTCTTTATCAGTCTATTCAAAAGATGACAGACTTGTTG GGAAATTCTGTGGAGGGGATCCTCCATTACCTATTTTGATTGGCTTCAATAGTATAAGGCTAAAATTTGTTTCTGACAACAAGGATTATGGAACTGGTTTTTCCATGACCTACAAAGCTCTTACACCAGATATTCTTCCTG ATTCTGGCTGTGTATCCTTAGCTGTCCTTTTTGAAGAAGGAGTGTTACAAAGCATGCACTATCCAGAGCACTACAGCAACATGGCAGACTGTCAGTGGGTTATCTGTGCACCAGAGGACCATGTAATCAAG ctTACATACCAGTCTTTTGAAGTTGAAGAGAGTGAAGATTGCTCTTATGATGCTGTGACTGTGTATGAAGatgtgggaaaagaggaggaaattg CAAAGTCTTGTGGATTTGTGCTACCAGCACCTGTTCTAAGCTCCTCTGCTGTGATGCTGGTTGTCTTTCATTCCGACGAAACAGAGACCTTTGGGGGATTCAGAGCTACAATCTCTTTTGTTCATGTAACAG ATTTAGATACTTTAGATTCAACTAGTGAAGAAGAATTTGAAGGTATGGATATGACTGAAGAAGGAACACAGGTTCCAGCAG ATGATCTTTGTGGAATGCCTTCAAATCAGCCCAGGTTCATCTTCAGTAGGATAATTGGAGGTGAAGAAGCTGTACCATACTCATGGCCTTGGCAGGTCAGTGTACAGATTTCAGATGAGCATATCTGTGGAGGAGCAGTTCTTGCCAAAGAGTGGGTCGTCACAGCTGCTCACTGCCTTAATTCCAA ggaactATACAGAGACTTATGGATGGTGGTAACAGGACTTCATGATCTTGCTGAGCAAGAATACAGACAG AAAAGGTCAGTAAAGCAGTATATTATACATCCAAGCTTTAACAAGACCACTATGGACTCTGATATTGCCCTGTTGCAACTGGCTGAGCCCTTAGAATTCAACCCCTACGTGGGCCCAGTGTGCCTCCCCGCCGAGGAGCAGGCAGTGCAGCCCTCCAGGGTGTGCGTCGTCACCGGCTGGGCTGCACGTGAAGCAG acagagaaaaggggagaaaactgCATCAGCTGGAAGTCCCCATTCTGGTACACGACACATGTCAGAGCTATTACATAAATCTTCCCAGTCAAGTGACCCAGAGGATGATCTGTGCTGGATTCCCTCTGGAAGAAGGCAAGGATTCATGCACA GGTGATTCTGGTGGCCCATTAGTTTGCCCTTCAGAAGATAACTCGGGATTTTACACCCTTCATGGAATCACTAGTTGGGGCTTGGGATGTGGAAGGAAGAGCTACCCAGGAGTATACACAAATGTTGGTGTTTTTGTTGACTGGATCAAGCACAGTGTTAATGGTAGTg
- the OVCH2 gene encoding ovochymase-2 isoform X4, which translates to MHVAPSKLKLFLTGIVCMTELHAVPSALQKDPKCGQKAQETKPWSYLNLFTRIVGGTQVKQGSHPWQVSLKRRQKHFCGGTIVSAQWVVTAAHCILDRSLLQYLSVTAGEHDLRIRETGEQTLPVKYVIKHPDFDPRRPMNYDIALLKLDGAFNFSSSVLPACLPNPGEKFEAGYICTACGWGRLNENGLLPQVLHEVNLPIVNSKECSRALSTLKKPIHGDTIMCAGFPDGGKDACQGDSGGPLLCRRKHGAWTLAGVISWGMGCARGWISNEKKKHYNRGSPGIFTDLSAVLPWIQENMSVDLKMKSSTAFCSIRDGKLPDGEGELNFPGSSKQFYQNHQLCVWTLFVPEGNYILLHFSHFDIEPETFCDYDSLSVYSKDDRLVGKFCGGDPPLPILIGFNSIRLKFVSDNKDYGTGFSMTYKALTPDILPDSGCVSLAVLFEEGVLQSMHYPEHYSNMADCQWVICAPEDHVIKLTYQSFEVEESEDCSYDAVTVYEDVGKEEEIAKSCGFVLPAPVLSSSAVMLVVFHSDETETFGGFRATISFVHVTDLDTLDSTSEEEFEGMDMTEEGTQVPADDLCGMPSNQPRFIFSRIIGGEEAVPYSWPWQVSVQISDEHICGGAVLAKEWVVTAAHCLNSKELYRDLWMVVTGLHDLAEQEYRQL; encoded by the exons ATCCTAAGTGTGGGCAGAAAGCTCAAGAGACAAAACCATGGAGTTACCTTAATCTTTTCACCCGGATTGTTGGGGGAACCCAGGTGAAACAAGGCTCACATCCATGGCAG GTTTCCTTGAAACGAAGGCAAAAGCATTTCTGTGGAGGCACCATTGTTTCTGCTCAGTGGGTGGTCACGGCAGCTCACTGCATCCTGGACAG GAGCCTACTCCAGTACTTGAGTGTCACTGCAGGAGAGCATGATTTAAGGATCAGGGAGACTGGTGAGCAGACGCTCCCTGTTAAATATGTCATTAAACATCCAGACTTCGACCCCAGAAGGCCGATGAACTATGACATTGCCCTTCTGAAGCTGGATGGAGCCTTCAACTTCA GTTCATCAGTTTTGCCAGCATGTCTTCCCAATCCAGGTGAAAAGTTTGAAGCAGGATACATCTGCACTGCTTGTGGTTGGGGCCGTTTAAATGAGA ATGGACTACTCCCTCAGGTCTTACATGAAGTCAATCTACCAATCGTAAACAGTAAGGAGTGTTCAAGAGCATTATCAACTTTAAAGAAACCCATCCATGGTGACACCATAATGTGTGCTGGATTTCCAGATGGAGGAAAAGATGCCTGCCAG GGAGACTCAGGAGGCCCTCTTTTGTGCCGGCGTAAGCATGGTGCCTGGACTCTTGCTGGTGTAATCTCCTGGGGGATGGGGTGTGCTCGGGGCTGGATAAGTAATGAGAAGAAGAAACATTACAACAGAGGATCTCCAGGAATATTCACAGACCTCAGTGCGGTGCTTCCCTGGATTCAGGAGAACATGAGTGTTG atctgaaaatgaaaagctcCACGG CATTTTGTAGCATTCGGGATGGCAAACTTCCTGACGGTGAAGGAGAATTAAATTTTCCTGGAAGTTCCAAACAATTCTATCAAAATCACCA GTTGTGTGTATGGACTCTGTTTGTACCAGAAGGAAATTATATATTGCTTCATTTTTCCCACTTTGATATAGAGCCAGAAACATTTTGTGACTATGATTCTTTATCAGTCTATTCAAAAGATGACAGACTTGTTG GGAAATTCTGTGGAGGGGATCCTCCATTACCTATTTTGATTGGCTTCAATAGTATAAGGCTAAAATTTGTTTCTGACAACAAGGATTATGGAACTGGTTTTTCCATGACCTACAAAGCTCTTACACCAGATATTCTTCCTG ATTCTGGCTGTGTATCCTTAGCTGTCCTTTTTGAAGAAGGAGTGTTACAAAGCATGCACTATCCAGAGCACTACAGCAACATGGCAGACTGTCAGTGGGTTATCTGTGCACCAGAGGACCATGTAATCAAG ctTACATACCAGTCTTTTGAAGTTGAAGAGAGTGAAGATTGCTCTTATGATGCTGTGACTGTGTATGAAGatgtgggaaaagaggaggaaattg CAAAGTCTTGTGGATTTGTGCTACCAGCACCTGTTCTAAGCTCCTCTGCTGTGATGCTGGTTGTCTTTCATTCCGACGAAACAGAGACCTTTGGGGGATTCAGAGCTACAATCTCTTTTGTTCATGTAACAG ATTTAGATACTTTAGATTCAACTAGTGAAGAAGAATTTGAAGGTATGGATATGACTGAAGAAGGAACACAGGTTCCAGCAG ATGATCTTTGTGGAATGCCTTCAAATCAGCCCAGGTTCATCTTCAGTAGGATAATTGGAGGTGAAGAAGCTGTACCATACTCATGGCCTTGGCAGGTCAGTGTACAGATTTCAGATGAGCATATCTGTGGAGGAGCAGTTCTTGCCAAAGAGTGGGTCGTCACAGCTGCTCACTGCCTTAATTCCAA ggaactATACAGAGACTTATGGATGGTGGTAACAGGACTTCATGATCTTGCTGAGCAAGAATACAGACAG CTTTAA
- the OVCH2 gene encoding ovochymase-2 isoform X3, producing MHVAPSKLKLFLTGIVCMTELHAVPSALQKDPKCGQKAQETKPWSYLNLFTRIVGGTQVKQGSHPWQVSLKRRQKHFCGGTIVSAQWVVTAAHCILDRSLLQYLSVTAGEHDLRIRETGEQTLPVKYVIKHPDFDPRRPMNYDIALLKLDGAFNFSSSVLPACLPNPGEKFEAGYICTACGWGRLNENGLLPQVLHEVNLPIVNSKECSRALSTLKKPIHGDTIMCAGFPDGGKDACQGDSGGPLLCRRKHGAWTLAGVISWGMGCARGWISNEKKKHYNRGSPGIFTDLSAVLPWIQENMSVDLKMKSSTAFCSIRDGKLPDGEGELNFPGSSKQFYQNHQLCVWTLFVPEGNYILLHFSHFDIEPETFCDYDSLSVYSKDDRLVGKFCGGDPPLPILIGFNSIRLKFVSDNKDYGTGFSMTYKALTPDILPDSGCVSLAVLFEEGVLQSMHYPEHYSNMADCQWVICAPEDHVIKLTYQSFEVEESEDCSYDAVTVYEDVGKEEEIAKSCGFVLPAPVLSSSAVMLVVFHSDETETFGGFRATISFVHVTDLDTLDSTSEEEFEGMDMTEEGTQVPADDLCGMPSNQPRFIFSRIIGGEEAVPYSWPWQVSVQISDEHICGGAVLAKEWVVTAAHCLNSKELYRDLWMVVTGLHDLAEQEYRQICAFISNELQS from the exons ATCCTAAGTGTGGGCAGAAAGCTCAAGAGACAAAACCATGGAGTTACCTTAATCTTTTCACCCGGATTGTTGGGGGAACCCAGGTGAAACAAGGCTCACATCCATGGCAG GTTTCCTTGAAACGAAGGCAAAAGCATTTCTGTGGAGGCACCATTGTTTCTGCTCAGTGGGTGGTCACGGCAGCTCACTGCATCCTGGACAG GAGCCTACTCCAGTACTTGAGTGTCACTGCAGGAGAGCATGATTTAAGGATCAGGGAGACTGGTGAGCAGACGCTCCCTGTTAAATATGTCATTAAACATCCAGACTTCGACCCCAGAAGGCCGATGAACTATGACATTGCCCTTCTGAAGCTGGATGGAGCCTTCAACTTCA GTTCATCAGTTTTGCCAGCATGTCTTCCCAATCCAGGTGAAAAGTTTGAAGCAGGATACATCTGCACTGCTTGTGGTTGGGGCCGTTTAAATGAGA ATGGACTACTCCCTCAGGTCTTACATGAAGTCAATCTACCAATCGTAAACAGTAAGGAGTGTTCAAGAGCATTATCAACTTTAAAGAAACCCATCCATGGTGACACCATAATGTGTGCTGGATTTCCAGATGGAGGAAAAGATGCCTGCCAG GGAGACTCAGGAGGCCCTCTTTTGTGCCGGCGTAAGCATGGTGCCTGGACTCTTGCTGGTGTAATCTCCTGGGGGATGGGGTGTGCTCGGGGCTGGATAAGTAATGAGAAGAAGAAACATTACAACAGAGGATCTCCAGGAATATTCACAGACCTCAGTGCGGTGCTTCCCTGGATTCAGGAGAACATGAGTGTTG atctgaaaatgaaaagctcCACGG CATTTTGTAGCATTCGGGATGGCAAACTTCCTGACGGTGAAGGAGAATTAAATTTTCCTGGAAGTTCCAAACAATTCTATCAAAATCACCA GTTGTGTGTATGGACTCTGTTTGTACCAGAAGGAAATTATATATTGCTTCATTTTTCCCACTTTGATATAGAGCCAGAAACATTTTGTGACTATGATTCTTTATCAGTCTATTCAAAAGATGACAGACTTGTTG GGAAATTCTGTGGAGGGGATCCTCCATTACCTATTTTGATTGGCTTCAATAGTATAAGGCTAAAATTTGTTTCTGACAACAAGGATTATGGAACTGGTTTTTCCATGACCTACAAAGCTCTTACACCAGATATTCTTCCTG ATTCTGGCTGTGTATCCTTAGCTGTCCTTTTTGAAGAAGGAGTGTTACAAAGCATGCACTATCCAGAGCACTACAGCAACATGGCAGACTGTCAGTGGGTTATCTGTGCACCAGAGGACCATGTAATCAAG ctTACATACCAGTCTTTTGAAGTTGAAGAGAGTGAAGATTGCTCTTATGATGCTGTGACTGTGTATGAAGatgtgggaaaagaggaggaaattg CAAAGTCTTGTGGATTTGTGCTACCAGCACCTGTTCTAAGCTCCTCTGCTGTGATGCTGGTTGTCTTTCATTCCGACGAAACAGAGACCTTTGGGGGATTCAGAGCTACAATCTCTTTTGTTCATGTAACAG ATTTAGATACTTTAGATTCAACTAGTGAAGAAGAATTTGAAGGTATGGATATGACTGAAGAAGGAACACAGGTTCCAGCAG ATGATCTTTGTGGAATGCCTTCAAATCAGCCCAGGTTCATCTTCAGTAGGATAATTGGAGGTGAAGAAGCTGTACCATACTCATGGCCTTGGCAGGTCAGTGTACAGATTTCAGATGAGCATATCTGTGGAGGAGCAGTTCTTGCCAAAGAGTGGGTCGTCACAGCTGCTCACTGCCTTAATTCCAA ggaactATACAGAGACTTATGGATGGTGGTAACAGGACTTCATGATCTTGCTGAGCAAGAATACAGACAG ATCTGTGCCTTCATCAGTAATGAACTCCAGAGCTGA
- the OVCH2 gene encoding ovochymase-2 isoform X2, whose protein sequence is MEPSTSVRPWLSVIFFSGEGSSVLPACLPNPGEKFEAGYICTACGWGRLNENGLLPQVLHEVNLPIVNSKECSRALSTLKKPIHGDTIMCAGFPDGGKDACQGDSGGPLLCRRKHGAWTLAGVISWGMGCARGWISNEKKKHYNRGSPGIFTDLSAVLPWIQENMSVDLKMKSSTAFCSIRDGKLPDGEGELNFPGSSKQFYQNHQLCVWTLFVPEGNYILLHFSHFDIEPETFCDYDSLSVYSKDDRLVGKFCGGDPPLPILIGFNSIRLKFVSDNKDYGTGFSMTYKALTPDILPDSGCVSLAVLFEEGVLQSMHYPEHYSNMADCQWVICAPEDHVIKLTYQSFEVEESEDCSYDAVTVYEDVGKEEEIAKSCGFVLPAPVLSSSAVMLVVFHSDETETFGGFRATISFVHVTDLDTLDSTSEEEFEGMDMTEEGTQVPADDLCGMPSNQPRFIFSRIIGGEEAVPYSWPWQVSVQISDEHICGGAVLAKEWVVTAAHCLNSKELYRDLWMVVTGLHDLAEQEYRQKRSVKQYIIHPSFNKTTMDSDIALLQLAEPLEFNPYVGPVCLPAEEQAVQPSRVCVVTGWAAREADREKGRKLHQLEVPILVHDTCQSYYINLPSQVTQRMICAGFPLEEGKDSCTGDSGGPLVCPSEDNSGFYTLHGITSWGLGCGRKSYPGVYTNVGVFVDWIKHSVNGSDVPTV, encoded by the exons ATGGAGCCTTCAACTTCAGTAAGACCATGGTTATCTGTGATCTTTTTCAGTGGGGAAG GTTCATCAGTTTTGCCAGCATGTCTTCCCAATCCAGGTGAAAAGTTTGAAGCAGGATACATCTGCACTGCTTGTGGTTGGGGCCGTTTAAATGAGA ATGGACTACTCCCTCAGGTCTTACATGAAGTCAATCTACCAATCGTAAACAGTAAGGAGTGTTCAAGAGCATTATCAACTTTAAAGAAACCCATCCATGGTGACACCATAATGTGTGCTGGATTTCCAGATGGAGGAAAAGATGCCTGCCAG GGAGACTCAGGAGGCCCTCTTTTGTGCCGGCGTAAGCATGGTGCCTGGACTCTTGCTGGTGTAATCTCCTGGGGGATGGGGTGTGCTCGGGGCTGGATAAGTAATGAGAAGAAGAAACATTACAACAGAGGATCTCCAGGAATATTCACAGACCTCAGTGCGGTGCTTCCCTGGATTCAGGAGAACATGAGTGTTG atctgaaaatgaaaagctcCACGG CATTTTGTAGCATTCGGGATGGCAAACTTCCTGACGGTGAAGGAGAATTAAATTTTCCTGGAAGTTCCAAACAATTCTATCAAAATCACCA GTTGTGTGTATGGACTCTGTTTGTACCAGAAGGAAATTATATATTGCTTCATTTTTCCCACTTTGATATAGAGCCAGAAACATTTTGTGACTATGATTCTTTATCAGTCTATTCAAAAGATGACAGACTTGTTG GGAAATTCTGTGGAGGGGATCCTCCATTACCTATTTTGATTGGCTTCAATAGTATAAGGCTAAAATTTGTTTCTGACAACAAGGATTATGGAACTGGTTTTTCCATGACCTACAAAGCTCTTACACCAGATATTCTTCCTG ATTCTGGCTGTGTATCCTTAGCTGTCCTTTTTGAAGAAGGAGTGTTACAAAGCATGCACTATCCAGAGCACTACAGCAACATGGCAGACTGTCAGTGGGTTATCTGTGCACCAGAGGACCATGTAATCAAG ctTACATACCAGTCTTTTGAAGTTGAAGAGAGTGAAGATTGCTCTTATGATGCTGTGACTGTGTATGAAGatgtgggaaaagaggaggaaattg CAAAGTCTTGTGGATTTGTGCTACCAGCACCTGTTCTAAGCTCCTCTGCTGTGATGCTGGTTGTCTTTCATTCCGACGAAACAGAGACCTTTGGGGGATTCAGAGCTACAATCTCTTTTGTTCATGTAACAG ATTTAGATACTTTAGATTCAACTAGTGAAGAAGAATTTGAAGGTATGGATATGACTGAAGAAGGAACACAGGTTCCAGCAG ATGATCTTTGTGGAATGCCTTCAAATCAGCCCAGGTTCATCTTCAGTAGGATAATTGGAGGTGAAGAAGCTGTACCATACTCATGGCCTTGGCAGGTCAGTGTACAGATTTCAGATGAGCATATCTGTGGAGGAGCAGTTCTTGCCAAAGAGTGGGTCGTCACAGCTGCTCACTGCCTTAATTCCAA ggaactATACAGAGACTTATGGATGGTGGTAACAGGACTTCATGATCTTGCTGAGCAAGAATACAGACAG AAAAGGTCAGTAAAGCAGTATATTATACATCCAAGCTTTAACAAGACCACTATGGACTCTGATATTGCCCTGTTGCAACTGGCTGAGCCCTTAGAATTCAACCCCTACGTGGGCCCAGTGTGCCTCCCCGCCGAGGAGCAGGCAGTGCAGCCCTCCAGGGTGTGCGTCGTCACCGGCTGGGCTGCACGTGAAGCAG acagagaaaaggggagaaaactgCATCAGCTGGAAGTCCCCATTCTGGTACACGACACATGTCAGAGCTATTACATAAATCTTCCCAGTCAAGTGACCCAGAGGATGATCTGTGCTGGATTCCCTCTGGAAGAAGGCAAGGATTCATGCACA GGTGATTCTGGTGGCCCATTAGTTTGCCCTTCAGAAGATAACTCGGGATTTTACACCCTTCATGGAATCACTAGTTGGGGCTTGGGATGTGGAAGGAAGAGCTACCCAGGAGTATACACAAATGTTGGTGTTTTTGTTGACTGGATCAAGCACAGTGTTAATGGTAGTg